A stretch of the Uranotaenia lowii strain MFRU-FL chromosome 3, ASM2978415v1, whole genome shotgun sequence genome encodes the following:
- the LOC129752922 gene encoding uncharacterized protein LOC129752922: protein MEITHSSKAMTSILAQIFDEYFVDVHKITLIKFSTKTLEKNPQTLDIFDDTMSACQRPIPVEMSHADEEGFNPSFYNVMFVDSSEYLEVYLEQFDSWNNDFSGLYVVVCAEEVEHETLNKFFKLTWSKHIINVILVVSDEHENVIIYSYQSFRSNRCHSCTPIVKANLSIDALISGIDLFPYRLNNFHLCTLKAGVFRLEPFTVISEDEKGQKTHTGTEVLIAQTVAKHYNFSIEYVITPGEAKWGYIYRENSTGLMGMIQENVVDFGFGTIGISVDRNKFLKSGVAHSTSTYVFAIPPGRKFTSIEKLFKPFSSIVWTCITVVFVSVFLAAILWFGNTKIPFLQIFNMEPLKTPLLNVWITFLGVPLAKFSFRDLTKTVLTVWMFMGLVVRTLYQAAMFRHLHSGETTKPEDTVKDFNEAGLYYYLFDVTRRFFVDFPQIQAMTRSITEQEDPNNKLQALARGDFDGVLVLPSGMIHYFNQKNLGKFHLKTGKDVVTTYIVGIFYPKSSSINKLFDQIILRLQAAGITNYWRSNFGEVRYKEFRSERPTAIGLDSISGVFIIWLVSLIGCFIVFLFEISTFKNGKRVKLLAM, encoded by the exons ATGGAAATCACTCATAGTTCAAAAGCGATGACTAGTATACTGGCGCAGATATTCGACGAATACTTCGTCGATGTTCACAAAATAACGCTGataaagttttcaacaaaaaccttAGAGAAAAACCCACAAACGTTGGATATTTTCGATGACACAATGAGTGCTTGTCAACGTCCAATACCGGTCGAAATGTCACACGCAGACGAGGAAGGCTTCAATCCATCGTTCTATAACGTTATGTTTGTTGACTCTAGTGAATACTTGGAGGTTTATCTGGAACAATTTGATAGCTGGAACAACGATTTTTCAGGACTGTATGTGGTTGTCTGTGCCGAAGAAGTGGAACacgaaactttaaataaattctttaaattaaCATGGTCAAAGCATATTATAAATGTTATCTTAGTGGTATCTGATGAACacgaaaatgttataatttattCATACCAATCATTTCGGAGCAACAGATGTCATTCTTGTACTCCTATCGTGAAAGCTAATTTATCGATCGATGCGTTGATCTCGGGAATAGATTTGTTTCCATATCGGTTGAATAATTTTCACCTGTGTACTTTGAAGGCAGGTGTATTCCGGTTGGAGCCTTTCACCGTCATCAGTGAAGATGAAAAAGGCCAAAAAACACACACTGGCACAGAAGTTCTCATTGCGCAGACGGTTGCAAAacattacaatttttctatcgaaTACGTTATAACCCCCGGTGAAGCAAAATGGGGATATATCTATAGAGAGAACAGTACCGGTTTGATGGGGATGATTCAAGAAAACGTGGTGGATTTCGGTTTCGGAACAATCGGTATTTCGGTTGACAGAAACAAGTTCTTGAAATCGGGAGTTGCCCACTCTACGAGCACTTATGTATTTGCGATTCCTCCAGGGCGAAAATTCACTTCCattgaaaagctttttaaaccattttcctCAATTGTTTGGACCTGTATAACGGTGGTTTTTGTGAGTGTATTTTTGGCAGCGATTTTATGGTTTGGAAACACAAAAATAccatttcttcaaatcttcaatatGGAGCCGCTTAAAACACCCTTACTAAATGTTTGGATTACTTTTCTTGGAGTTCCGTTGGCGAAATTTTCGTTCAGAGACTTAACGAAAACAGTTTTGACCGTTTGGATGTTTATGGGCCTAGTTGTGCGTACTCTCTATCAGGCGGCAATGTTCCGGCATCTTCATTCAGGCGAAACAACTAAACCAGAAGATACAGTAAAGGATTTCAACGAGGCAGGATTATATTACTATCTGTTTGATGTTACTAGGAGATTTTTTGTGGATTTCCCTCAAATTCAGGCAAT gacGAGATCTATAACCGAACAAGAAGACCCCAACAACAAGCTGCAAGCTCTAGCTCGGGGAGATTTTGATGGTGTTCTCGTTCTGCCTTCAGGAATGATccattattttaatcaaaaaaatttgggaaaattccaCTTAAAAACCGGAAAAGATGTTGTGACCACATATATAGTCGGAATTTTTTATCCGAAAAGTTCTTCGATAAACAAACTGTTCGATCAGATCATTTTAAGGTTACAGGCTGCTGGCATCACCAACTACTGGAGATCCAATTTTGGTGAGGTGCGGTATAAAGAGTTCCGATCAGAACGACCCACGGCCATTGGATTGGATTCGATATCTGGTGTGTTCATTATCTGGTTGGTTAGTTTAATTGGatgttttattgtatttttattcgaaataagCACTTTTAAAAACGGTAAACGAGTTAAACTTCTTGCAATGTAA